From the genome of Deinococcus sp. AJ005, one region includes:
- a CDS encoding NAD-dependent malic enzyme has protein sequence MTQTTQPLTDHYDVKRDSDGHRYLHPLVTGFNLTRIPLLNKGTAFTEDERQKLNLDGLLAPQVDTLEVLAERIYADYGKIKDPLERHVFLRNLQDRNEVLFYALLAAHVEEMLPIVYTPTVGLAVQKFSQIYRYARGLTLSTNNIERAAKALANVPLNDVRIIVATDSSAILGIGDQGFGGMAISIGKLSLYTVAGGVGPDKTLPVELDVGTGRADLREDPSYLGVKHDRLKGEEYLRFVDRFVEATLERFPKAIIQWEDFSKDTAFMVLDRYRKVVPSFNDDIQGTGAVVLAGVLNACRLKGETLADQRVVISGAGAGGAGVAAAIREGMRREGLTPEQISERVFVLDSRGLLTDDRQMEEYKKSLATPKAFTEGWAGTGLLDVIREGKATVLLGLSGVPNTFDEEVVKAAMANTPRPLVFPLSNPTANCEALPEDVLRWSNGAALVATGSPFDPVELNGQTYPIGQGNNAFIFPGLGFGAILARVREITDEMVTESAYALAAYTQRHHPGRTFPPVSELGAASLEVAVAVIKQALKDGVATEFSIRGLSDEQLLEVVKAKFWQPKYLPFKVE, from the coding sequence ATGACCCAGACCACCCAGCCCCTGACCGATCACTACGACGTCAAGCGCGACTCAGACGGCCACCGCTACCTGCATCCCCTCGTGACGGGTTTCAACCTCACCCGCATTCCGCTGCTGAACAAGGGCACCGCCTTCACCGAGGACGAGCGCCAGAAGCTGAATCTGGACGGCCTGCTGGCCCCGCAGGTAGACACACTAGAAGTGCTGGCCGAGCGCATTTATGCCGATTACGGCAAGATCAAGGATCCGCTGGAGCGTCATGTGTTCCTCCGCAACCTGCAAGACCGCAACGAGGTGCTGTTTTACGCCCTGCTGGCCGCGCATGTGGAGGAAATGCTGCCCATCGTCTACACGCCGACCGTGGGCTTGGCCGTGCAGAAATTCAGCCAGATTTACCGTTACGCGCGTGGGCTGACCCTCAGCACCAACAACATTGAGCGGGCGGCGAAGGCGCTGGCAAACGTGCCGCTCAATGACGTGCGGATCATCGTTGCCACCGACAGCAGCGCGATTCTGGGCATCGGGGATCAGGGCTTCGGCGGCATGGCGATCAGCATTGGCAAGCTGTCGCTGTACACCGTGGCGGGCGGCGTCGGCCCCGACAAGACCTTGCCGGTGGAACTGGACGTGGGCACGGGCCGCGCCGACTTGCGCGAAGACCCGTCTTATCTGGGCGTCAAGCATGACCGCTTGAAGGGCGAGGAATACCTGCGCTTCGTGGACCGATTTGTGGAAGCCACCCTGGAACGCTTTCCCAAAGCGATCATCCAGTGGGAGGATTTCTCCAAGGACACCGCATTCATGGTGCTGGACCGTTACCGCAAGGTGGTGCCCAGCTTCAACGACGACATCCAGGGGACTGGCGCGGTGGTACTGGCCGGGGTGCTGAATGCCTGCCGTCTCAAGGGCGAGACGCTGGCCGATCAGCGAGTGGTCATCAGCGGTGCGGGTGCGGGCGGGGCCGGAGTCGCCGCCGCCATCCGCGAGGGCATGCGCCGCGAGGGTCTGACCCCCGAGCAGATCAGCGAGCGCGTATTTGTGCTGGATTCGCGCGGCCTGCTGACCGATGACCGCCAGATGGAGGAATACAAGAAGTCGCTGGCGACGCCCAAAGCCTTCACCGAGGGCTGGGCCGGAACGGGTCTGCTGGACGTGATCCGCGAGGGCAAGGCCACCGTGCTGCTGGGCCTGTCCGGCGTGCCGAACACGTTTGACGAGGAAGTCGTGAAGGCCGCGATGGCGAACACCCCGCGCCCGCTGGTCTTCCCCCTGTCCAACCCCACCGCCAACTGCGAGGCGTTGCCGGAAGACGTGCTGCGCTGGAGCAATGGCGCGGCCCTCGTTGCCACGGGTAGCCCCTTTGATCCGGTGGAATTGAACGGCCAGACCTACCCCATCGGGCAGGGCAACAACGCCTTTATCTTCCCCGGCCTGGGCTTCGGCGCAATCCTGGCCCGCGTGCGCGAGATCACCGACGAGATGGTCACCGAATCGGCCTATGCACTGGCCGCCTACACCCAGCGCCACCACCCTGGCCGCACCTTCCCACCCGTCTCGGAACTGGGAGCCGCCAGCCTGGAAGTGGCCGTGGCCGTGATCAAGCAGGCGCTGAAGGACGGCGTCGCCACCGAATTCAGCATCCGTGGCCTGAGCGACGAGCAGTTGCTGGAAGTGGTCAAGGCCAAGTTCTGGCAGCCCAAGTACCTGCCGTTTAAGGTGGAATAA
- a CDS encoding CopG family ribbon-helix-helix protein, whose product MTSATRISATVSADLADFLDEYQQTHGLDSRSAALAEAIRALRERVLDAAYQELGDAQRAGQETYPADNLDGLDLNGLDGA is encoded by the coding sequence ATGACCAGTGCCACCCGGATCAGTGCGACAGTCTCCGCAGACCTTGCTGATTTTCTGGACGAGTATCAGCAGACCCACGGTCTGGATTCGCGGAGTGCAGCCCTTGCTGAAGCCATCCGCGCCCTGCGTGAACGTGTGCTGGACGCTGCTTATCAGGAGCTGGGCGACGCGCAACGTGCTGGACAGGAAACCTATCCTGCCGACAATCTCGATGGTCTGGACCTCAATGGTCTGGACGGCGCATGA
- a CDS encoding UDP-N-acetylmuramoyl-L-alanyl-D-glutamate--2,6-diaminopimelate ligase: protein MRLQALAAALHLPATDLPDIEVRGVTHNADWAGPGDVFVAIRGARFDGHSFIDKVRQAGAVAVLGEGLPDDMTSSLPYLRVPDARAALADAAAAIEGYPSRELRVVGITGTDGKTTTAWLTRHLLRAADLQTGLLSTVGYELPDGELRHFPAHFTTPEAPQVQSTLREMVAVGADAVVLEASSHALALERVRSVDWDVAVWTHLSREHLDFHGTVENYFAEKRKLVERARFAVLNADDPWTARLTGLAPQETTYSAEGSEADWAAHDIEEGAGGLSWRVTSPLGEFGAQLPMIGRFNVANALAGMAAAAHLGASAEQLVAGLASFRGVPGRMELLAGDGPASEHPAPRVIVDFAHTPPSLEKALATLRTTTPGRLWVLIGSAGGPRDPGKRAPLGEVAARLADHAVFTEEDCRDTPLDDILREMERGARAGGRTNFTTIPDRAGAIAWIIGKAQPGDTVLLAGKGPEDTLERAHETVPWNEVAVARGALSDWQMAARR, encoded by the coding sequence ATGCGTCTGCAAGCCCTGGCCGCCGCCCTCCACCTTCCCGCCACCGATCTGCCAGACATAGAAGTGCGCGGCGTCACCCACAACGCCGACTGGGCCGGGCCGGGAGACGTGTTCGTGGCGATTCGCGGGGCGCGTTTCGACGGCCACAGCTTTATAGACAAGGTGCGGCAGGCCGGGGCGGTGGCGGTGCTGGGCGAGGGCTTGCCGGACGACATGACCTCTTCCTTGCCCTACCTGCGGGTGCCGGATGCGCGGGCGGCGCTGGCAGACGCGGCGGCAGCCATAGAGGGCTATCCCAGCCGGGAGTTGCGCGTGGTGGGTATTACAGGCACCGACGGCAAGACCACCACCGCATGGCTGACCCGTCATCTGCTGCGGGCGGCAGACCTGCAAACGGGCCTGCTGAGTACGGTGGGCTATGAACTGCCGGACGGCGAACTGCGGCACTTTCCGGCACACTTCACCACGCCCGAGGCCCCGCAGGTCCAGAGCACCCTGCGCGAGATGGTGGCGGTGGGGGCAGACGCGGTGGTGCTGGAGGCCAGCAGCCATGCGCTGGCGCTGGAGCGGGTGCGCAGCGTGGACTGGGACGTGGCGGTCTGGACCCACCTGAGCCGCGAACACCTGGATTTTCACGGCACGGTGGAGAACTACTTTGCCGAGAAACGCAAGCTGGTGGAACGCGCCCGCTTTGCGGTCCTGAACGCGGACGATCCGTGGACGGCGCGGCTGACCGGTCTGGCCCCGCAGGAAACCACCTACAGCGCCGAGGGCAGTGAAGCCGACTGGGCGGCGCACGACATCGAGGAAGGTGCGGGCGGGTTGAGCTGGCGCGTGACCTCTCCACTGGGAGAATTTGGGGCGCAGTTGCCGATGATCGGGCGCTTCAACGTGGCGAACGCGCTGGCGGGCATGGCGGCGGCGGCACACCTGGGGGCCTCGGCGGAGCAACTGGTGGCAGGGCTGGCGTCCTTCCGGGGGGTGCCGGGGCGCATGGAACTGCTGGCGGGGGACGGCCCCGCCTCCGAACACCCGGCCCCGCGCGTGATCGTGGATTTTGCGCACACGCCGCCCAGCCTGGAAAAGGCGCTGGCTACCCTGCGTACCACCACGCCGGGGCGGTTGTGGGTGCTGATCGGCTCGGCGGGGGGGCCACGCGATCCGGGCAAGCGTGCGCCGCTGGGCGAGGTGGCCGCGCGGCTGGCCGATCACGCCGTCTTCACCGAGGAGGACTGCCGCGACACGCCGCTGGACGACATTCTGCGCGAGATGGAACGCGGGGCGCGGGCGGGCGGGCGCACGAACTTCACCACCATCCCAGACCGGGCGGGGGCGATTGCCTGGATCATCGGGAAGGCGCAGCCAGGGGACACCGTGCTGCTGGCGGGCAAGGGACCAGAGGACACGCTGGAACGCGCCCACGAGACGGTTCCCTGGAATGAGGTGGCCGTGGCGCGGGGCGCACTCTCCGACTGGCAGATGGCCGCACGGCGGTAA
- a CDS encoding TetR/AcrR family transcriptional regulator produces the protein MTMLDSPSPARRLSAENRREQILEAASALFIEKGFEAVGMNDIARALQTSRPTVYGYFTSTEDMLRALLAGRLPAMWERLRPLLPASGEFQAGTFSALFLALLHERELLLLLHSGGGPIFREQRADFLRQLQEWTTPYRRAEARQPQTLHLITLLLEAAAVEAVRGEQSEAEVQAKGKTQARVLGQFIAGGMAGLSSEMQLS, from the coding sequence ATGACCATGCTTGATTCGCCCTCCCCCGCCCGCCGACTGAGTGCGGAGAACCGCCGCGAGCAGATTCTGGAAGCCGCGTCGGCGTTGTTTATCGAGAAGGGCTTTGAGGCCGTGGGCATGAACGATATCGCCCGCGCACTCCAGACCTCGCGGCCCACGGTCTACGGCTATTTCACGTCCACAGAGGACATGCTGCGCGCCCTGCTGGCCGGGCGGCTGCCCGCCATGTGGGAACGGCTGCGGCCCTTGCTGCCCGCTTCCGGCGAGTTCCAAGCCGGAACCTTCAGCGCCCTGTTTCTGGCCCTGCTGCATGAGCGCGAACTGCTGCTGCTGTTGCACAGCGGCGGCGGCCCGATCTTCCGCGAGCAGCGCGCCGATTTCCTGCGGCAGTTGCAGGAATGGACCACGCCGTACCGCCGGGCAGAGGCACGCCAGCCCCAGACCCTGCACCTGATCACGCTGTTGCTGGAGGCGGCGGCAGTGGAAGCGGTGCGGGGGGAGCAGAGCGAGGCAGAGGTGCAGGCCAAAGGAAAGACACAGGCGCGAGTGCTGGGGCAGTTCATAGCGGGGGGCATGGCGGGTCTGTCGTCCGAAATGCAGCTCTCCTGA
- a CDS encoding YhgE/Pip domain-containing protein, translating to MSRLTQDFKILTPAERSLWRHPMMWLSAAAIAVVPLLYAGIYLGSAIDPYGNLKNLPVALVNLDTGTRNRGEEVRLGAEVVKDLRDDPKFNYLSYPSEAAAQEAVRRGDAYFALTLPANFSAKAVTGSSSSHGLLKFYVSEGGSYFASRVASTFATTLSDELNRTLGENRWEVVGDSLKDVQKGFNDIRTATGKLRDGAVTLEDGTKALRGGAADLAIGAKAAASGVAQLTDGAKSLSSGVGRLTDGSAQLSSGLRQLEAAAPGQAQLAPLQVGVGQLQSGAVKLSGGLNQLSAGASTLSDGARNANTGAAQLAGGSKELASKLPQLQTGLDQLSDGANQLSAGAKAANAGAGKVAAGNKQLAGGLKDLSGGLQQATDGANKLNQGAAELATGTKTLNESVKDQALLPGELKGGVAQINSGATQVHAGSNSLSNALPKLADGAQKAAVSAGQLAAGATDLAAGTAKVQTGAASLATGLKDASTASTTAVKGAQQLSAGAAQLTAGTAQLQSGAATLAQKSGEAAKGAADLSVGATSLQNGVNTLVDGNLKIKDALGQITTQLPAQSDLDSLKTGASTLATKSGDLSNGLKTLSSGATKLQTGATDLDAGAVKLRDGLNTLYSKIPADTEQLGGDPAGLSASVLPVTQTFAPVKNNGAGFAPYFMALSLWVGVTLTTFIFPYSQLPRSGRGTSQFARMLRKAAVPAALVCVQALLVVWGVHALGVDFLHPAQVIATALASSLTFLTLVLALIFLFGAAGRLIALVLLVLQLAASGGSYPVELSPSFFGAIHNFVPVTQSVNAFRHALSGAFQGSYATFMLILLGIAVLSVGVGLLGRRRWELVADEDFKPLISSPLVSEEVHHEKEELARG from the coding sequence ATGTCCAGATTGACCCAAGACTTCAAAATCCTGACTCCCGCCGAGCGCAGCCTGTGGCGGCATCCCATGATGTGGCTGTCCGCCGCTGCCATTGCCGTGGTGCCGCTGCTGTACGCGGGCATTTATCTGGGCAGCGCGATTGACCCCTACGGCAACCTGAAAAACCTGCCCGTGGCGCTGGTCAATCTGGACACGGGCACCCGGAACCGGGGCGAGGAAGTCCGGCTGGGCGCGGAAGTCGTCAAGGATTTGCGCGACGATCCCAAATTCAACTACCTGAGCTATCCCAGCGAGGCGGCGGCACAGGAAGCCGTGCGGCGTGGCGACGCCTATTTCGCGCTGACGCTGCCCGCCAATTTCAGCGCCAAAGCAGTCACGGGCAGCAGCTCCAGCCACGGCCTGCTCAAGTTCTACGTCTCCGAGGGTGGCAGCTACTTCGCCAGCCGCGTGGCCTCCACCTTTGCCACGACGCTGAGCGACGAACTGAACCGCACGCTGGGCGAGAACCGCTGGGAGGTGGTGGGCGATTCGCTCAAAGACGTGCAGAAGGGATTTAATGACATTCGCACGGCCACCGGAAAACTGCGCGACGGTGCGGTCACCCTGGAAGACGGCACAAAGGCGCTCAGGGGTGGTGCGGCTGATCTGGCAATTGGCGCGAAGGCTGCGGCGAGCGGCGTCGCACAACTGACGGACGGCGCGAAATCGCTGTCTTCCGGCGTCGGCAGGCTCACGGACGGCAGCGCCCAACTCTCCAGCGGTCTGCGCCAGCTAGAGGCGGCAGCGCCCGGTCAGGCCCAGCTCGCACCGTTGCAAGTTGGCGTGGGGCAGCTTCAGAGCGGGGCGGTCAAGTTGTCGGGCGGTCTGAATCAACTCTCGGCTGGAGCTTCCACACTCTCGGACGGTGCGAGGAACGCCAATACAGGCGCGGCGCAACTGGCGGGCGGCAGCAAGGAACTGGCTTCCAAACTTCCCCAGCTTCAGACCGGGTTGGATCAGCTTTCGGACGGGGCGAATCAGCTCTCGGCTGGGGCAAAAGCGGCCAACGCCGGGGCCGGGAAAGTGGCTGCCGGGAATAAGCAGCTCGCGGGTGGATTGAAAGACCTGTCGGGCGGCTTGCAGCAGGCCACAGATGGGGCCAACAAACTGAATCAGGGGGCCGCTGAACTCGCCACCGGAACCAAGACCCTGAATGAATCCGTGAAGGATCAGGCGCTGTTGCCGGGCGAACTCAAGGGCGGCGTCGCACAGATCAACAGCGGGGCCACGCAGGTCCATGCGGGAAGCAACAGCCTGAGCAACGCGCTGCCCAAACTGGCGGACGGGGCGCAGAAGGCTGCTGTCAGCGCCGGACAACTGGCGGCTGGGGCCACCGATCTGGCGGCAGGCACGGCCAAAGTGCAGACGGGCGCGGCATCTCTTGCCACGGGTTTGAAAGACGCCTCCACCGCCTCTACAACCGCCGTGAAAGGTGCGCAGCAGCTCAGCGCCGGGGCCGCGCAACTCACGGCAGGCACAGCGCAACTCCAGAGCGGCGCGGCGACACTGGCCCAGAAATCCGGCGAGGCGGCCAAAGGGGCGGCTGATCTGAGTGTGGGCGCAACCTCCCTTCAGAACGGCGTGAATACCCTCGTTGATGGCAACCTCAAGATCAAGGATGCGCTAGGCCAGATCACCACTCAACTGCCCGCGCAGAGCGATCTGGACAGCCTGAAAACTGGAGCCTCTACCCTGGCTACGAAATCTGGTGACTTAAGCAACGGTTTGAAAACGCTGAGCAGCGGGGCCACCAAACTCCAGACCGGGGCGACTGATCTGGACGCTGGGGCCGTCAAACTGCGCGACGGGCTGAACACCCTTTACAGCAAGATTCCCGCCGACACCGAGCAACTCGGCGGCGATCCGGCGGGCCTCAGCGCCAGCGTGCTGCCCGTGACCCAGACCTTCGCCCCGGTCAAGAACAACGGGGCCGGGTTCGCGCCATATTTCATGGCCCTGAGTCTGTGGGTGGGCGTCACGCTGACTACCTTTATCTTTCCGTACAGCCAGTTGCCCCGCAGTGGACGCGGCACCTCGCAGTTTGCGCGGATGCTCCGCAAGGCCGCCGTTCCCGCTGCGCTGGTCTGCGTTCAGGCTTTGCTGGTGGTCTGGGGCGTGCATGCGCTGGGTGTGGACTTCCTGCACCCGGCGCAGGTGATCGCCACAGCGCTGGCCTCCAGCCTGACCTTCCTGACGCTGGTGCTGGCGCTGATCTTCCTGTTCGGGGCGGCGGGGCGGCTGATCGCCCTGGTGCTGCTGGTGCTTCAGCTCGCGGCGTCGGGCGGCAGCTATCCGGTGGAACTCTCGCCGTCCTTCTTCGGGGCCATCCACAACTTCGTGCCCGTCACACAGAGCGTCAATGCCTTCCGCCACGCCCTCAGCGGCGCGTTTCAGGGCAGCTACGCCACCTTCATGCTGATCCTGCTGGGCATTGCCGTCCTCAGCGTCGGCGTGGGCCTGCTGGGACGCCGCCGCTGGGAACTGGTGGCCGATGAGGATTTCAAGCCGCTCATTTCCTCGCCGCTGGTCTCGGAGGAAGTGCATCACGAGAAGGAGGAGCTGGCGCGGGGGTGA
- a CDS encoding allantoinase, with translation MSFDLIVRGGLLVTPDGVRRADLGISGGQIVEVSEEITADGKALDASGLHIFPGVVDAHVHFNEPGRTHWEGFETGSRALVAGGGTSFLDMPLNSSPPVLGRAEFDAKREIGEQKSLVDFGLWGGLTPTNLDRLDELAEAGVIAFKAFMSHSGLEEFQAADDLTLLEGMRTAKRHGLLVGTHAESNELTRGLTEQVRAGGRKGVRDYLDSRPVLAELEAVTRALLFAEETGAALHLVHISSGRAVTLAYEAKQRGVDVTIETCPHYLHFTDEDVERVGAALKCAPPLRSKTVQDELWTELLAGHIDIVGSDHSPAPPDMKTSDDFFALWGGISGAQSTLNVLLTDGYGQRKLPLEAIAALSALNPARRFNLPGKGRLDVGADADLALVRLDETFKLTELHDRWQQNPFAGQDYRGRVTHTLSRGRTVYQDGKFDDAVRGRLLRPGA, from the coding sequence ATGAGCTTTGATCTGATCGTGCGCGGCGGCTTGCTGGTCACGCCAGACGGTGTGCGCCGCGCAGACCTGGGCATCAGCGGCGGCCAGATCGTGGAAGTCTCGGAGGAGATCACGGCGGACGGCAAGGCACTGGACGCCTCCGGGCTGCATATTTTTCCCGGCGTGGTGGATGCACACGTTCATTTCAACGAGCCGGGCCGCACCCACTGGGAAGGCTTTGAAACCGGCTCGCGGGCGCTGGTGGCGGGCGGTGGCACGTCGTTTCTGGACATGCCCCTCAACTCCTCGCCCCCGGTGCTGGGCCGCGCCGAATTTGACGCCAAGCGCGAGATCGGTGAGCAGAAGTCGCTGGTGGATTTCGGGCTGTGGGGTGGATTAACCCCCACCAATCTGGACCGTCTGGATGAGCTGGCCGAGGCTGGAGTGATCGCCTTCAAGGCGTTCATGAGCCACAGCGGGCTGGAGGAATTTCAGGCGGCGGATGACCTGACGCTGCTGGAGGGAATGCGAACGGCGAAACGTCACGGCCTCCTCGTCGGAACCCACGCCGAGAGCAACGAGCTGACGCGCGGCCTGACCGAACAGGTGCGGGCGGGCGGGCGTAAAGGCGTGCGCGACTATCTGGACAGCCGCCCCGTGCTGGCCGAGCTGGAAGCCGTGACCCGCGCTCTGCTGTTCGCCGAGGAAACCGGAGCCGCGTTGCACCTCGTGCATATAAGCAGCGGGCGGGCGGTGACGCTGGCTTACGAGGCCAAACAGCGCGGCGTGGACGTGACCATTGAAACCTGCCCCCACTACCTGCACTTCACCGACGAGGACGTGGAGCGCGTGGGCGCGGCCCTAAAATGTGCGCCGCCGCTGCGCTCAAAGACTGTGCAGGACGAGTTATGGACCGAGTTGCTGGCCGGACACATTGACATCGTGGGTTCGGACCACTCGCCCGCGCCACCCGACATGAAGACCAGCGACGATTTCTTTGCGCTGTGGGGCGGCATCAGCGGGGCACAGAGTACGCTGAATGTGCTGCTGACCGACGGGTACGGCCAACGCAAACTGCCGCTGGAAGCCATCGCCGCCCTGAGCGCCCTGAATCCCGCCCGCCGTTTCAACCTGCCGGGCAAGGGCCGTCTGGACGTTGGCGCTGACGCCGATCTTGCCCTGGTGCGCCTGGACGAGACTTTCAAACTGACCGAACTGCATGACCGCTGGCAGCAAAACCCCTTCGCGGGCCAGGACTACCGGGGCCGCGTGACGCACACGCTGTCGCGGGGCCGGACGGTCTATCAGGACGGCAAGTTTGACGACGCCGTGCGCGGGCGGTTGCTACGGCCTGGGGCGTAA
- the allE gene encoding (S)-ureidoglycine aminohydrolase, whose protein sequence is MKHLGATRSALENAHAVITPETHVRTALAEWPGSAIILHIAPVIGTRARFVQFTAEMPAGAAAKESAHGYQRFAFVLSGEVEADVDGEKRTLKEYDYVYVPAGLAHNLTATSDARISVFEKPYEAVDGVTAPGVYWGNERENPGYAFEGDDHLIARKLLPDEVPFDFMVSTMSFAPGASLPYTEVHYMEHGLLMLEGEGLYKLQQTYYPVTVGDVIWMGAHCPQWYGALGREWSKYLLYKDMNRHPLSMLGSGL, encoded by the coding sequence ATGAAACACCTCGGAGCCACCCGCAGCGCACTGGAAAACGCGCACGCCGTCATCACCCCTGAAACGCACGTTCGCACCGCACTTGCCGAGTGGCCGGGCAGCGCCATCATCCTGCACATCGCGCCCGTGATCGGCACCCGCGCCCGCTTCGTGCAGTTCACGGCGGAGATGCCTGCTGGGGCAGCGGCCAAAGAGTCCGCACACGGCTACCAGCGTTTTGCCTTCGTGCTGAGCGGTGAGGTAGAGGCCGATGTAGACGGCGAGAAACGCACCCTCAAGGAATACGACTACGTGTACGTCCCGGCGGGCCTAGCGCACAACCTGACCGCCACATCGGACGCGCGCATTTCGGTGTTTGAGAAGCCCTATGAAGCTGTGGACGGCGTGACCGCTCCCGGCGTCTACTGGGGCAACGAGCGCGAGAATCCCGGCTACGCCTTTGAAGGCGATGACCACCTGATCGCCCGCAAACTGCTGCCCGACGAGGTTCCCTTTGACTTCATGGTCAGCACCATGAGCTTTGCGCCGGGGGCCAGCCTGCCCTACACGGAAGTGCATTACATGGAACACGGCCTGCTGATGCTGGAGGGCGAGGGCCTGTACAAATTGCAGCAGACGTATTACCCGGTCACCGTGGGCGACGTGATCTGGATGGGCGCGCACTGCCCGCAGTGGTACGGCGCGCTGGGCCGCGAGTGGAGCAAGTACCTGCTGTACAAGGACATGAACCGCCACCCGCTGTCCATGCTCGGCTCTGGCCTCTGA
- a CDS encoding nucleobase:cation symporter-2 family protein, with translation MTTTPTRNNVHPVDEVLPVQNMIAFGLQHVLSMYAGIVAVPLILATALGLAPDDLVRIIGASFFMCGVATLIQTIGFKGFGAKLPIVQGTTFAAVATMIAIGKAYGLPGVYGAVIAGGVLTVLLAPYFSKLLRFFPPVVAGTVILMIGVSLMPVAIRWAGGGNPAAESFGNPASLGLALLTMIIVLLLTRFGKGFLSRVSVLLGLVIGTIVAAIFGLANFSGVATAAWFGFTAPFHFGTPTFAFVPVLSMLLVMLVVMVETTADILAIGEVVEKDVDARMVANGLRADGLSTVLGGVFNVFPFTAFAQNVGLVRFTGIKSRFVVAVAGIILMLLGFIPKLSALVSSIPLPVLGGAGLVLFGTVAAAGVQTLTKVNMNDTRNLTIVAVSVALGVIPSTVPTLYEKLPEQVSLVLDSGITSAAIAAILLNILFNIVGNNTPHPSSLADSTGHAPEARDFHG, from the coding sequence ATGACGACAACACCAACGCGCAACAACGTCCACCCCGTAGATGAAGTTCTGCCCGTTCAGAACATGATCGCCTTCGGCCTTCAGCACGTCCTGAGCATGTACGCCGGCATCGTGGCCGTACCGCTGATCCTCGCCACCGCGCTGGGTCTGGCACCCGATGATCTCGTGCGCATCATCGGCGCAAGCTTTTTCATGTGCGGCGTCGCCACGCTGATCCAGACCATCGGTTTCAAGGGCTTCGGGGCCAAGCTGCCCATCGTGCAGGGCACCACCTTCGCCGCCGTGGCCACCATGATCGCCATCGGCAAGGCCTACGGGCTGCCAGGGGTTTACGGGGCAGTGATCGCCGGGGGCGTTCTGACGGTTTTGCTTGCGCCGTACTTCTCCAAGCTGCTGCGCTTCTTCCCGCCCGTGGTGGCCGGAACCGTGATCCTGATGATCGGTGTTTCGCTGATGCCCGTCGCCATCCGCTGGGCCGGGGGCGGCAACCCGGCGGCAGAGTCTTTTGGCAACCCGGCCAGCCTGGGCCTGGCGCTGCTGACCATGATCATCGTGCTGCTGCTCACCCGCTTCGGCAAGGGCTTCCTGAGCCGGGTCTCGGTGCTGCTGGGTCTGGTCATCGGGACCATCGTGGCGGCCATCTTCGGTCTGGCAAACTTCTCCGGCGTCGCCACCGCCGCGTGGTTCGGCTTCACCGCGCCCTTCCACTTCGGCACCCCCACCTTCGCCTTCGTGCCGGTGCTGTCCATGCTGCTGGTGATGCTGGTGGTGATGGTGGAAACCACCGCCGACATCCTGGCCATTGGCGAAGTGGTTGAGAAAGACGTGGACGCCAGGATGGTTGCCAATGGCCTGCGCGCCGATGGCCTGTCCACCGTGCTGGGCGGCGTGTTCAACGTCTTCCCCTTCACCGCCTTCGCGCAGAATGTGGGGCTGGTGCGCTTTACCGGCATCAAGAGCCGCTTCGTGGTGGCCGTGGCCGGGATCATCCTGATGCTGCTGGGCTTCATTCCCAAACTGAGCGCGCTGGTGTCCTCGATCCCCCTGCCCGTGCTGGGCGGCGCTGGACTGGTGCTGTTCGGGACCGTGGCTGCTGCCGGGGTGCAGACGCTGACCAAGGTCAACATGAACGACACCCGCAACCTGACCATCGTGGCCGTCAGCGTGGCGCTGGGTGTCATCCCCTCTACCGTGCCCACCCTGTATGAGAAACTGCCCGAGCAGGTCTCGCTGGTGCTGGACAGCGGCATCACCTCTGCCGCCATCGCCGCGATCCTGCTGAACATCCTGTTTAACATCGTGGGCAACAACACGCCGCACCCGTCCTCGCTGGCCGACTCCACGGGCCACGCGCCGGAAGCCAGGGATTTCCACGGCTGA
- a CDS encoding type II toxin-antitoxin system PemK/MazF family toxin: MKLIRRGDIWLINFRPDGREGEAGQTHPGIVVSNNANNARAPLLQTVPLTSNTGRVYVTNVVLPNQRTGLDYDSKAQIEATRATHVSRLVKRLGFVPDDLMLEIDGKLRMHFGL; this comes from the coding sequence ATGAAATTGATCCGGCGCGGCGACATCTGGCTGATTAACTTTCGCCCGGACGGACGCGAGGGCGAGGCGGGGCAAACACACCCAGGCATCGTGGTTTCCAACAATGCCAACAACGCCAGAGCGCCGCTGCTTCAGACTGTTCCGCTGACCAGCAACACCGGGCGTGTTTACGTGACCAACGTGGTATTGCCCAATCAGCGCACGGGTCTGGACTATGACAGCAAGGCACAGATCGAGGCCACCCGCGCCACCCATGTCAGCCGTCTGGTCAAGAGGCTGGGCTTCGTGCCGGACGACCTGATGCTGGAGATTGACGGAAAGTTGCGGATGCATTTCGGGCTGTAA